From Mytilus edulis chromosome 8, xbMytEdul2.2, whole genome shotgun sequence, one genomic window encodes:
- the LOC139485615 gene encoding protein YIPF6-like, translating to MADVDFHEQEGMNDVSLEGDISAPGLKTDDDEFNTLDEPVKDTILRDLKAVGIKFWHVLYPKQSKTLLKEWDLWGPLVLCVFMAMMLEGSHGESDKVSDGGPQFAEVFVIYWVGAMVVTLNTKLLGGNISFFQSICVLGYCVCPLTVSLIICRLILIAQQTTPLFVIRFIVVVVAFAWSTFASTAFLAESQPSKKKALAVYPIFLFYFVISWLIISHT from the exons ATGGCTGACGTGGATTTTCATGAACAGGAG gGGATGAATGATGTCTCTTTGGAGGGTGACATTTCAGCTCCAGGCTTGAAAACAGATGATGATGAATTTAATACCCTCGATGAACCTGTCAAAGATACTATA TTACGAGATCTGAAAGCAGTAGGAATCAAATTTTGGCATGTGTTATATCCAAAACAGAGTAAAACATTATTAAAAGAAT GGGATCTGTGGGGACCTCTGGTTTTATGTGTATTTATGGCAAT GATGTTAGAGGGATCACATGGTGAAAGTGACAAAGTATCAGACGGCGGACCACAGTTTGCAGAAGTTTTTGTTATTTACTGGGTTGGAGCTATGGTTGTcacattaaatacaaaattattagGGGGTAATAT ATCATTTTTCCAGAGTATTTGTGTACTGGGTTACTGTGTGTGTCCATTAACTGTTTCCTTGATTATATGTCGACTTATATTAATTGCTCAGCAGACAACACCACTGTTTGTCATTAGATTTATTGTTGTGGTCGTAGCATTTGCATGGTCAACTTTTG CATCTACAGCATTTTTAGCAGAATCACAGCCTTCTAAAAAAAAAGCTTTAGCCGTATATCccatttttctgttttattttgtaataagttGGTTAATTATTTCACATACATGa